One Edaphobacter lichenicola DNA window includes the following coding sequences:
- a CDS encoding lipid-binding SYLF domain-containing protein, with protein MMKKLLLALISIGVTLPAVAQNKIDDRLGNSAEVLKQILARPDGIPQNLLDKSVCVLVFPAVKKVGIGLGVTYGRGVIVCRSGTDMTGPWSAPAMYKLDVGSLGLQLGSSSTDYVLLVETKTGAQKVLSGKLKLGADATAVAGPTGAKAVAANDPNVDILTYSRPKGGLFAGASIGSASMDTDTDANKSVYGKDITATEIVREGGVTITPAGKALDNILRKASPTRSQTAN; from the coding sequence ATGATGAAAAAACTTCTACTTGCTCTGATCTCCATTGGGGTGACCTTACCGGCTGTTGCGCAAAACAAGATTGATGATCGCCTGGGCAACTCCGCCGAAGTGTTGAAGCAGATCCTTGCCAGACCCGATGGAATCCCCCAGAATCTCCTCGATAAATCCGTATGTGTGCTCGTCTTCCCCGCTGTCAAAAAAGTAGGAATCGGTCTGGGCGTAACCTATGGCCGTGGGGTCATCGTCTGCCGATCCGGCACGGACATGACCGGTCCGTGGTCTGCTCCCGCAATGTACAAACTCGATGTCGGCAGCTTAGGGTTGCAGCTGGGCAGTTCTTCCACGGACTACGTCCTGCTGGTCGAAACCAAAACCGGAGCGCAGAAGGTTCTATCCGGCAAGCTCAAACTTGGTGCTGACGCAACCGCCGTTGCCGGGCCAACTGGAGCGAAGGCGGTCGCTGCCAACGATCCAAACGTCGATATTCTCACCTACTCCAGGCCCAAAGGCGGATTGTTTGCCGGAGCTTCTATCGGTAGCGCTTCCATGGACACCGACACCGACGCGAACAAGTCGGTTTACGGCAAAGACATCACAGCAACCGAGATCGTCCGCGAGGGAGGCGTTACCATAACGCCCGCGGGTAAAGCCCTCGACAACATCC